One Hyla sarda isolate aHylSar1 chromosome 11, aHylSar1.hap1, whole genome shotgun sequence genomic window carries:
- the NKX2-8 gene encoding homeobox protein Nkx-2.8, which produces MSSSSRLSFTVRRILDLPEYDANVIPANPSLSLNRSSPYGDWVENERNHYLSSDESGSETTLADTIQRSENSSHSHESEEKKKKRRVLFSKVQTLELERRFRQQRYLSAPERDQLAHILQLTPTQVKIWFQNHRYKMKRAKPEVSSSPPPLLKHVVVPVLVRDGKPCHTCSPVSSTDKMPIFPTFPPTEAFSFVHSYHHLPHLPHPSSLSWTW; this is translated from the exons ATGTCCTCTTCCAGTAGACTCAGTTTTACAGTCAGAAGGATTTTGGATTTACCGGAATATGATGCCAACGTTATCCCAGCCAACCCATCCTTGAGTTTAAACAGGAGCTCTCCTTACGGAGACTGGGTGGAGAATGAGAGGAACCATTACTTAT CATCTGATGAAAGTGGCTCAGAGACAACCCTAGCAGACACTATTCAGAGGTCAGAAAACTCATCTCACAGCCATGAAtcagaggagaagaagaagaagaggagagtCCTCTTCTCCAAAGTCCAAACTCTAGAACTAGAGAGGAGATTTCGCCAACAAAGATATCTCTCAGCACCTGAAAGGGACCAACTAGCACATATTCTACAACTAACCCCAACCCAGGTGAAGATATGGTTCCAGAACCACAGATATAAGATGAAGAGAGCTAAACCTGAGGTGAGCAGCTCTCCACCACCTCTACTGAAGCACGTTGTGGTCCCAGTACTGGTTAGAGATGGAAAGCCTTGCCATACTTGCTCCCCCGTCAGCTCTACAGACAAGATGCCTATTTTTCCCACTTTTCCTCCTACAGAAGCATTTAGCTTTGTCCACAGTTATCACCATCTCCCACATCTACCTCACCCATCTAGTCTTTCCTGGACATGGTGA